A genomic segment from Streptomyces sp. NBC_00654 encodes:
- a CDS encoding universal stress protein, whose translation MGRIVVGVDGSDSSIKALRWAVRQAELTGDSVEAVNSWEYPATSWASMMPGMPEDFDPQALATVSLNEALEESLGAEGAAGVSKIVVIGNPAQALLDRAKGANLLVVGARGYSGFKATLLGSVSLHVTQHAPCPVTVVRD comes from the coding sequence ATGGGCAGGATCGTCGTAGGTGTGGACGGCTCCGATTCGTCGATCAAGGCACTGCGCTGGGCCGTACGCCAGGCCGAGCTGACCGGTGACTCGGTGGAGGCCGTGAACAGCTGGGAGTACCCCGCGACCAGCTGGGCGTCCATGATGCCGGGCATGCCGGAGGACTTCGATCCGCAGGCGCTGGCGACCGTGTCCCTCAATGAGGCGCTGGAGGAGTCCCTCGGCGCCGAGGGAGCGGCCGGGGTCAGCAAGATCGTGGTCATCGGCAACCCGGCCCAGGCCCTGCTGGACCGGGCCAAGGGCGCGAATCTGCTGGTCGTGGGTGCCCGCGGGTACAGCGGCTTCAAGGCCACGCTGCTCGGCTCCGTCAGCCTCCACGTCACCCAGCACGCGCCCTGCCCGGTGACGGTCGTACGCGACTGA
- a CDS encoding FMN reductase has translation MLADRLAGAARERLGTEQDRGVEVQVIELRDLAVDIANHLVTGFPPQALKQAIETVAEADGLIAVTPVFTASYSGLFKSFFDLIDNTALTGKPVVIAATGGTARHSLVLEHAMRPLFAYLRAVTLPTSVYAASEDWGSSGDEYTEGLPSRIRRAGGELASAVMGRTVSGAARTPGLDAGEDAVVPFEQQLADLRLD, from the coding sequence ATGCTGGCCGACCGGCTGGCCGGGGCGGCCCGCGAACGGCTGGGGACGGAGCAGGACCGCGGCGTCGAGGTCCAGGTCATCGAGCTGCGCGATCTGGCCGTCGACATCGCCAACCACCTGGTCACCGGCTTCCCGCCGCAGGCCCTGAAGCAGGCGATCGAGACCGTGGCGGAGGCCGACGGGCTGATCGCGGTGACACCGGTGTTCACCGCCTCGTACAGCGGACTGTTCAAGTCGTTCTTCGACCTGATCGACAACACCGCCCTGACCGGGAAGCCCGTCGTGATCGCGGCGACGGGCGGCACGGCCCGGCACTCGCTGGTCCTGGAGCACGCGATGCGTCCGCTCTTCGCCTACCTGCGGGCCGTCACCCTCCCGACGTCCGTGTACGCAGCCTCGGAGGACTGGGGCTCGTCCGGTGACGAGTACACCGAGGGCCTGCCGTCCCGCATCCGGCGGGCGGGCGGCGAGCTGGCCTCGGCGGTCATGGGCCGGACGGTCTCCGGCGCGGCCCGAACGCCCGGCCTGGACGCCGGCGAGGACGCGGTCGTGCCCTTCGAACAGCAGCTCGCCGACCTCCGGCTCGACTGA
- a CDS encoding LLM class flavin-dependent oxidoreductase translates to MQFGIFTVGDVTTDPTTGTTPSEHERIKATLAIALKAEEVGLDVFATGEHHNPPFVPSSPTTTLGYIAARTENLILSTSTTLITTNDPVKIAEDYATLQHLADGRVDLMMGRGNTGPVYPWFGKDIRQGIPMAIENYALLHKLWREDVVDWEGKFRTPLQSFTATPRPLDGVPPFVWHGSIRSPEIAEQAAYYGDGFFHNNIFWPMEHTRKMVDLYRKRYAHYGHGTAEQAIVGLGGQVFMRKNSQDAVREFRPYFDNAPVYGHGPSLEDFTEQTPLTVGSPQEVIERTLSFRESVGDYQRQLFLMDHAGLPLKTVLEQLDILGEEVVPVLRKEFASLRPAGVPDAPVHPAVTAARAAHGATDASKEV, encoded by the coding sequence ATGCAGTTCGGGATCTTCACCGTCGGGGATGTCACCACCGACCCCACGACCGGCACGACACCGAGCGAGCACGAGCGGATCAAGGCGACCCTCGCCATCGCGCTCAAGGCCGAGGAGGTCGGCCTGGACGTGTTCGCGACGGGTGAGCACCACAACCCCCCGTTCGTCCCGTCCTCGCCGACGACGACGCTCGGCTACATCGCCGCCCGCACCGAGAACCTGATCCTGTCCACCTCGACCACGCTGATCACCACCAACGACCCGGTGAAGATCGCCGAGGACTACGCCACCCTCCAGCACCTCGCGGACGGCCGCGTCGACCTGATGATGGGCCGCGGCAACACCGGACCGGTCTACCCCTGGTTCGGCAAGGACATCCGCCAGGGCATCCCGATGGCCATCGAGAACTACGCGCTGCTGCACAAGCTGTGGCGCGAGGACGTCGTCGACTGGGAGGGCAAGTTCCGTACGCCGCTCCAGTCCTTCACCGCGACCCCGCGCCCGCTGGACGGCGTCCCGCCGTTCGTCTGGCACGGCTCCATCCGCTCCCCGGAGATCGCCGAACAGGCCGCGTACTACGGCGACGGCTTCTTCCACAACAACATCTTCTGGCCCATGGAGCACACCAGGAAGATGGTCGACCTCTACCGCAAGCGCTACGCCCACTACGGCCACGGCACCGCCGAGCAGGCCATCGTGGGCCTCGGCGGCCAGGTGTTCATGCGGAAGAACTCGCAGGACGCGGTACGGGAGTTCCGCCCGTACTTCGACAACGCACCGGTCTACGGACACGGTCCGTCCCTGGAGGACTTCACCGAGCAGACCCCGCTGACCGTCGGCTCCCCGCAGGAGGTCATCGAACGGACCCTGTCCTTCCGTGAGTCCGTCGGCGACTACCAGCGCCAGTTGTTCCTGATGGACCACGCGGGGCTGCCGCTGAAGACGGTCCTGGAGCAGCTCGACATCCTCGGCGAGGAAGTCGTGCCCGTACTGCGCAAGGAGTTCGCCAGCCTGCGCCCGGCCGGTGTGCCGGACGCCCCCGTCCACCCGGCGGTGACCGCCGCCCGCGCCGCGCACGGCGCGACCGATGCCTCGAAGGAGGTCTGA
- the trpS gene encoding tryptophan--tRNA ligase: MTSTLPATAPGTPSGTDHVSLAPAQRRSAELERQFQQTPDRFRVMTGDRPTGALHLGHYFGTLHNRVRLQDLGVDVFVIIADYQVLTDRDMADRLGEYKDGLLLDYLATGIDPARSTVFSHSAVPALNQLLLPFLSLVSIAELGRNPTVKDEIANSRQSTVSGLMYTYPVHQAADILFCKGNVVPVGQDQLPHLETTRTVARRFNERYGAVFPEPDALLSAAPLLLGTDGTKMSKSRANSVPLGATADETARLIKGAKTDADRHITYDPENRPGVSGLLQLAALCLGRDPHNVAEEIGDGGGAALKRTVTDAVNTFLAPIRARRAEYAQDMPYVRSVLRAGNERANAIAEATLDEVREVMGMRG; encoded by the coding sequence ATGACCAGCACGCTCCCGGCAACCGCCCCCGGCACCCCCTCCGGCACCGACCACGTGTCCCTCGCCCCCGCTCAGCGCCGCAGCGCCGAGCTGGAGCGGCAGTTCCAGCAGACGCCCGACCGCTTCCGGGTGATGACCGGCGACCGGCCGACCGGAGCCCTGCACCTCGGGCACTACTTCGGCACCCTCCACAACCGGGTCCGGCTCCAGGACCTGGGGGTCGACGTCTTCGTGATCATCGCCGACTACCAGGTCCTCACCGACCGGGACATGGCCGACCGGCTCGGCGAGTACAAGGACGGGCTGCTGCTCGACTACCTCGCCACCGGCATCGACCCGGCCCGTTCCACGGTCTTCAGCCACAGCGCGGTGCCGGCCCTCAACCAGCTCCTGCTGCCCTTCCTCAGCCTCGTCTCCATCGCCGAACTGGGCCGCAACCCCACCGTCAAGGACGAGATCGCCAACTCCCGGCAGTCCACGGTCAGCGGGCTGATGTACACCTACCCGGTGCACCAGGCGGCCGACATCCTCTTCTGCAAGGGCAATGTGGTGCCGGTCGGCCAGGACCAGCTGCCGCACCTCGAAACCACCCGCACCGTCGCCCGGCGCTTCAACGAGCGGTACGGGGCCGTCTTCCCGGAACCCGACGCGCTGCTCTCCGCCGCGCCCCTGCTCCTCGGCACGGACGGGACCAAGATGAGCAAGAGCCGCGCCAACTCCGTCCCGCTCGGCGCCACCGCCGATGAGACCGCCCGCCTCATCAAGGGGGCGAAGACCGATGCCGACCGGCACATCACCTACGACCCCGAGAACCGGCCCGGGGTGTCGGGCCTGCTGCAACTGGCCGCGCTGTGTCTCGGCCGGGACCCGCACAACGTCGCCGAGGAGATCGGGGACGGCGGCGGCGCGGCGCTCAAGCGGACCGTGACCGACGCGGTCAACACCTTCCTGGCCCCGATCCGCGCCCGGCGGGCCGAGTACGCGCAGGACATGCCGTACGTACGGTCGGTGCTCCGCGCCGGCAACGAACGGGCCAACGCCATCGCCGAGGCCACCCTGGACGAGGTGCGCGAGGTCATGGGCATGCGCGGGTAG
- a CDS encoding NAD(P)-binding protein has translation MLGFVPPLPVPPQPQHPASAGHMVVCGDDALARRLAVELRYVYGERVTLLLPPGRDTNRPELPLNQRGRAAALFGRMSSAMNRNGGGTLTTGTGIGANDSDTNAGVEAVRIMEAPEPSDDVLEEAGVDRAAALALVYDDDERNIRAALTARRLNPRLRLVIRLYNRKLGQHLEALLDQAAAVTMPGIDPAALDASTTVLSDADTAAPALAATALTGSSKVIQAEGLLLRAAERTPPRPGDTADPGLCTLALLSSTTHDPAGAEGSDSSGDEGPQLLPDQAAVDAATGRGTVVLEAISRADPDRPATRMGGRGAPLAQVFSRRLRWSALGVATAVVALAVASVLTTGDDALHAAYLTLLDLFAMGDPAEGARPARQIIQLLSGLAGLMLLPLLVAAVLEAFGSLRTASSLRRPPRGLSGHVVLLGLGKIGTRVLVRLRELDIPVVVVEEDPEARGIPLARSMHVPTVLGDVTQEGVLEAAKIRRARALLALTSIDTTNLEAALYARSVKPDLRVALRLYDDEFATAVYRTLRTAHPQALTRSRSVSHLAAPSFAVAMMGRQILGAVPVERKVMLFAALEVAGHPQLEGRTVDQAFRAGAWRVLALDATPPADRRPDLAAVPPYRSDGADQPAGLIWDLHPGYVLRAEDRVVIAATRRGLAELLRRQRSVSLRR, from the coding sequence ATGCTGGGTTTCGTGCCCCCACTTCCCGTGCCTCCGCAGCCCCAACACCCCGCGTCCGCCGGACACATGGTCGTCTGCGGCGACGACGCGCTGGCCCGCAGGCTCGCGGTGGAGCTGCGCTATGTGTACGGAGAACGGGTCACGCTCCTCCTCCCGCCGGGCCGCGACACGAACCGCCCGGAGCTGCCGCTGAACCAACGGGGCCGGGCCGCGGCCCTGTTCGGCCGGATGTCGTCGGCCATGAACCGAAACGGCGGCGGCACCCTCACCACCGGCACGGGGATCGGCGCCAACGACAGTGACACCAACGCCGGGGTCGAGGCGGTCCGCATCATGGAAGCGCCGGAACCCTCCGACGACGTACTCGAAGAGGCGGGCGTCGACCGGGCGGCGGCGCTCGCGCTCGTCTACGACGACGACGAGCGCAACATCCGCGCCGCCCTGACCGCCCGCCGCCTCAATCCGCGTCTGCGCCTGGTCATCCGGCTCTACAACCGCAAGCTCGGCCAGCATCTGGAAGCCCTGCTCGACCAGGCCGCGGCCGTCACCATGCCGGGCATCGACCCCGCGGCACTGGACGCCTCCACCACCGTCCTGTCCGACGCGGACACGGCCGCACCCGCGCTGGCCGCCACCGCGCTCACCGGCAGCAGCAAGGTCATCCAGGCCGAGGGCCTGCTCCTGCGCGCCGCCGAACGCACCCCGCCGCGGCCGGGCGATACGGCCGACCCCGGACTGTGCACGCTGGCCCTGCTGTCCTCCACCACCCACGACCCGGCGGGTGCCGAGGGGTCCGACAGCAGCGGCGACGAAGGCCCCCAGCTCCTGCCCGACCAGGCCGCGGTGGACGCGGCGACCGGCCGCGGCACGGTCGTCCTGGAAGCCATCAGCCGGGCGGACCCGGACCGGCCCGCCACCCGGATGGGAGGCCGGGGCGCACCGCTCGCCCAGGTCTTCTCCCGGCGGCTGCGCTGGTCGGCGCTGGGCGTGGCGACGGCCGTGGTCGCCCTGGCCGTGGCCTCCGTCCTGACGACGGGGGACGACGCGCTGCACGCCGCCTACCTCACCCTGCTCGACCTCTTCGCGATGGGCGACCCGGCCGAGGGCGCCCGGCCGGCCCGCCAGATCATCCAGCTGCTCTCCGGCCTCGCGGGCCTGATGCTGCTGCCGCTCCTGGTCGCCGCGGTCCTGGAGGCGTTCGGCTCGCTGCGCACCGCGTCCTCGCTGCGCCGCCCGCCGCGCGGCCTCTCCGGTCATGTGGTGCTGCTCGGTCTCGGCAAGATCGGTACGAGGGTCCTGGTGCGGCTGCGCGAACTCGACATCCCCGTGGTGGTCGTGGAGGAGGACCCCGAGGCGCGGGGCATCCCGCTGGCCCGCAGCATGCACGTCCCCACGGTCCTGGGCGACGTCACCCAGGAAGGCGTCCTGGAGGCGGCCAAGATCCGCCGGGCCCGCGCCCTGCTGGCCCTCACCAGCATCGACACCACCAACCTGGAAGCCGCGCTGTACGCCCGCTCGGTCAAGCCGGACCTCAGGGTCGCCCTGCGGCTGTACGACGACGAGTTCGCCACCGCCGTCTACCGCACCCTGCGCACCGCGCACCCGCAGGCCCTGACCCGCTCCCGTTCCGTCTCCCACCTGGCCGCCCCGTCCTTCGCGGTCGCCATGATGGGCCGCCAGATCCTGGGCGCGGTCCCGGTCGAGCGCAAGGTGATGCTCTTCGCCGCGCTGGAGGTCGCGGGCCACCCCCAGCTGGAGGGACGCACCGTGGACCAGGCCTTCCGCGCGGGTGCCTGGCGGGTCCTGGCCCTGGACGCCACCCCGCCCGCCGACCGCCGGCCGGACCTGGCCGCCGTCCCGCCGTACCGTTCCGACGGCGCCGACCAGCCCGCCGGCCTGATCTGGGATCTGCACCCCGGCTACGTCCTGCGCGCCGAGGACCGGGTGGTGATCGCCGCGACCCGCCGGGGACTGGCCGAACTGCTGCGCAGACAGCGCTCGGTATCACTGCGCCGCTGA
- a CDS encoding CdaR family transcriptional regulator encodes MAEPEIPEELLGDYTRILGEVAVTGRRLTREELEDRRALGRRAAEAGHQLRALVTLHLSVTRTDWPRTALVRTEAGTDSVLAAVEQAVDAFAEGFERAQRLTVRREEAARREFIDDLLYGRSDLGRLAERATRFGLRLSRAHAVAVATGPEAYTETDAVPRSVEAALLARFSGRKILLTTKDGRLVCIAPGSQPDVLRYFAKQAHAATDGGQVAVGRPHRGPGGVVHSYDEALEALDLAVRMGLDDPVLYTADLMVFPVLTRDRQAMADLVRSQLGPLQEARGGAEPLLKTLSVYFDSGCVAAEAARRLTLSVRALTYRLERIHQLTGSDPSDPMHRYALQTAVIGARLLDWPAKEL; translated from the coding sequence GTGGCCGAGCCGGAGATCCCCGAGGAGCTTCTGGGGGACTACACCCGCATTCTGGGGGAAGTCGCCGTCACCGGCCGCCGTCTCACGCGTGAGGAACTGGAGGACCGCCGCGCCCTGGGCCGCCGCGCCGCCGAGGCGGGGCATCAGCTCCGCGCCCTGGTGACGCTGCATCTGTCGGTGACCCGTACCGACTGGCCGCGGACCGCGCTCGTCCGCACCGAGGCGGGCACGGACTCCGTGCTGGCCGCGGTGGAGCAGGCCGTCGACGCCTTCGCCGAGGGTTTCGAGCGGGCCCAGCGGCTCACGGTGCGCCGCGAGGAGGCGGCCCGCCGTGAGTTCATCGACGACCTGCTCTACGGGCGCAGCGATCTGGGCCGTCTCGCCGAACGGGCCACCCGCTTCGGACTCCGGCTGTCCCGGGCCCACGCGGTCGCGGTGGCCACGGGCCCCGAGGCGTACACCGAGACGGACGCCGTGCCGCGCAGTGTGGAGGCGGCCCTGCTGGCCCGGTTCAGCGGCCGGAAGATCCTGCTGACGACGAAGGACGGGCGGCTGGTCTGCATCGCCCCCGGCAGTCAGCCGGACGTCCTGAGGTACTTCGCCAAGCAGGCCCACGCGGCGACGGACGGCGGTCAGGTCGCGGTCGGCCGCCCGCACCGGGGGCCGGGCGGCGTCGTCCACTCGTACGACGAAGCGCTCGAAGCCCTCGACCTGGCCGTCCGGATGGGGCTCGACGACCCCGTGCTGTACACCGCCGACCTGATGGTCTTTCCGGTGCTGACCCGGGACCGGCAGGCGATGGCCGATCTCGTCCGCAGCCAACTGGGGCCGCTCCAGGAGGCCAGGGGCGGTGCGGAGCCGCTGCTGAAGACCCTCTCCGTCTACTTCGACTCCGGCTGTGTCGCGGCCGAGGCCGCCCGGCGGCTGACGCTGAGCGTGCGGGCGCTGACGTACCGGCTGGAGCGCATCCACCAGCTGACCGGGTCCGACCCGTCCGACCCGATGCACCGCTACGCGCTCCAGACCGCGGTGATCGGGGCCCGGCTGCTGGACTGGCCCGCCAAGGAGCTCTGA
- the lysA gene encoding diaminopimelate decarboxylase has product MTTTPVVRTPAPGVAPAPHVTPDVTPGTAPSEVPTGLWPASARPGPDGDVAVGGVSLTEAADRFGTPLYVLDEGEVRRRCRTYRAAFPPDKADVVYAAKAFLCRTVVRWVREEGLGLDVCSAGELLLAVGAGFPAERIVLHGNAKSPEDLRTAVRLGVGRIVVDSTSEITRLAALVLRGNRQPVMIRVVPGISAGGHAAVRTGTDDQKFGLSLTDGSAQHAIDRVLGQPRLELVGLHCHIGSQITAVKPYVAAVRRMVGLLARVREQHGIALPQLDIGGGHGIAYRPGERALDVPALAARVRAELVDGCTRAGLPVPRLTVEPGRALIGPAGVAVYRVLAVKRTGTTTFVAVDGGMSDNPRPALYGVRYAPRLVGRSSASPDRVVTVVGRHCEAGDVLADGVELPGDVRPGDLLAVPAAGAYHLSMASGYNLVGRPPVVSVDEGTARLLVRRESLDDMQRRDVGV; this is encoded by the coding sequence ATGACCACGACTCCTGTTGTCCGCACCCCGGCCCCGGGCGTCGCCCCGGCCCCTCACGTCACCCCTGACGTCACCCCGGGCACCGCTCCGTCCGAGGTTCCGACCGGTCTCTGGCCCGCCTCCGCGCGCCCCGGCCCGGACGGGGACGTCGCCGTCGGCGGGGTCTCGCTCACCGAGGCCGCCGACCGGTTCGGGACACCCCTGTACGTACTCGACGAGGGCGAGGTGCGCCGACGCTGCCGCACCTACCGCGCCGCGTTCCCCCCGGACAAGGCCGACGTCGTCTACGCCGCCAAGGCCTTCCTGTGCCGGACCGTCGTCCGCTGGGTCCGGGAGGAGGGGCTGGGGCTCGACGTCTGCTCGGCCGGTGAGCTGCTGCTCGCCGTCGGCGCGGGGTTCCCCGCCGAGCGGATCGTCCTGCACGGCAACGCGAAGAGCCCGGAGGACCTGCGGACCGCCGTACGGCTCGGCGTCGGCCGGATCGTCGTCGACAGCACCTCGGAGATCACCCGGCTGGCGGCGCTCGTGCTGCGGGGAAACCGGCAGCCCGTCATGATCCGGGTCGTCCCGGGCATCTCGGCGGGCGGGCACGCGGCCGTCCGTACCGGCACCGACGACCAGAAGTTCGGCCTGTCCCTCACCGACGGCTCCGCGCAGCACGCCATCGACCGGGTGCTGGGCCAGCCGCGCCTCGAACTGGTCGGCCTGCACTGTCACATCGGATCGCAGATCACCGCCGTGAAACCGTATGTCGCGGCCGTGCGCCGCATGGTGGGGCTGCTCGCCCGCGTCCGCGAACAGCACGGCATCGCCCTGCCGCAGCTCGACATCGGCGGCGGGCACGGGATCGCGTACCGGCCGGGCGAGCGCGCCCTCGACGTCCCGGCCCTCGCCGCCCGGGTCCGCGCCGAACTCGTCGACGGATGTACGCGGGCGGGCCTGCCCGTGCCGCGGCTCACCGTCGAACCGGGGCGGGCGCTGATCGGGCCCGCCGGGGTCGCCGTCTACCGCGTCCTCGCGGTCAAGCGGACCGGCACCACCACCTTCGTCGCCGTCGACGGCGGGATGAGCGACAACCCGAGGCCCGCGCTGTACGGAGTGCGGTACGCGCCCCGCCTCGTCGGCAGATCCTCCGCCTCCCCGGACCGGGTGGTCACCGTCGTGGGGCGGCACTGCGAGGCGGGTGACGTCCTGGCCGACGGGGTGGAGCTGCCCGGTGACGTCCGGCCCGGCGACCTGCTGGCGGTGCCCGCCGCCGGGGCGTACCACCTGTCGATGGCATCGGGCTACAACCTGGTCGGCAGACCGCCCGTCGTCTCCGTCGACGAGGGAACGGCGCGGCTGCTGGTGCGGCGGGAGTCCCTGGACGACATGCAACGGCGCGACGTGGGGGTGTAG
- a CDS encoding SAV_915 family protein, translating to MSDPDPLEPVPAGPLVVPVRPGFPGCSPSFTARFFRTPLGDRTAVAFTSVWQLEATLGAGQPWILLAEPALRALAAPLGVGALTVDPQLSAPRTASWPPCTGTRTPAIAAVALARHGC from the coding sequence ATGTCGGACCCCGACCCTCTCGAACCCGTCCCGGCCGGACCGCTCGTCGTCCCCGTCCGGCCGGGCTTCCCAGGCTGTTCGCCCTCCTTCACGGCACGGTTCTTCCGTACCCCCCTCGGTGACCGCACGGCCGTCGCCTTCACCTCCGTGTGGCAGCTCGAAGCCACGCTGGGCGCCGGGCAGCCGTGGATCCTTCTCGCGGAGCCCGCCCTGCGCGCGCTCGCGGCACCGCTGGGGGTCGGTGCGCTCACCGTCGACCCGCAGCTCTCCGCGCCCCGGACCGCGTCGTGGCCGCCGTGCACCGGCACCCGTACACCCGCCATCGCCGCGGTCGCCCTCGCCCGCCACGGCTGCTGA
- a CDS encoding tellurite resistance TerB family protein, translating into MALWDRIKESASSMQTQLEAKKNDLKSGAFRDASMAMCALVAAADGSIDPSERQRVASLIASNDVLQNFPADDLQRRFNDYVNKLTADFAFGKVSVLQEIAKAKKKPAEARAVIQIGIVIGGADGDFDKDEQAVVRDACFALGLPPHEFDL; encoded by the coding sequence ATGGCCCTGTGGGATCGGATCAAGGAATCCGCATCGTCGATGCAGACGCAGCTGGAGGCGAAGAAGAACGACCTGAAGAGCGGCGCGTTCCGTGATGCCAGCATGGCCATGTGCGCCCTGGTCGCCGCCGCCGACGGTTCCATCGACCCGTCCGAGCGGCAGCGCGTCGCGTCGCTGATCGCGAGCAACGACGTACTCCAGAACTTCCCCGCGGACGACCTCCAGCGCCGCTTCAACGACTACGTGAACAAGCTCACCGCCGACTTCGCCTTCGGCAAGGTCAGCGTGCTCCAGGAGATCGCCAAGGCGAAGAAGAAGCCCGCGGAGGCGCGTGCCGTCATCCAGATCGGCATCGTCATCGGCGGCGCCGACGGCGACTTCGACAAGGACGAGCAGGCCGTCGTACGGGACGCGTGCTTCGCGCTGGGCCTCCCGCCGCACGAGTTCGACCTCTGA
- a CDS encoding cation:proton antiporter, translating into MHDTTALLVELGSVILGLGIIGRFAGRIGLSPIPLYLLAGLAFGEGGLLPLGASEEFTAVGAEIGVILLLLLLGLEYSASELVTSLKTQYPSGAVDFFLNATPGAVAALLLGWGPVGAVALAGVTWISSSGVIAKVMTDLGRLGNRETPVILGVLVIEDLAMAVYLPLLTAMLAGAGLAGGSVALLIALGTVGFVLYLALRHGRLISRAVSSDNPEMLLLVVLGLTVLVAGVAQELQVSAAVGAFLVGIALSGEVAEGARKLLTPLRDLFAAVFFVFFGLSTNPAEIPPVLLPAALLAVVTVLTKIFTGWYAARRAGIASRGRWRAGGTLVARGEFSIVIAGLAVATEPRIGPIATAYVLILVILGPLTARWTQPVVAKIQSMRGHGEGKSGGGASGTGAVTGPEAQAVPVAEEAAAEVRTPSHDGLTPEPVGDPRD; encoded by the coding sequence GTGCATGACACCACCGCACTGCTGGTGGAGCTGGGCTCCGTCATTCTCGGGCTGGGGATCATCGGCCGGTTCGCCGGCCGCATAGGGCTCTCGCCGATCCCGCTCTATCTGCTCGCCGGGCTGGCGTTCGGCGAAGGCGGCCTGCTGCCGCTCGGCGCCAGCGAGGAGTTCACCGCCGTCGGCGCCGAGATCGGCGTCATTCTGCTGCTGCTCCTGCTGGGGCTCGAATACAGCGCCTCCGAACTCGTGACCAGCCTCAAGACGCAGTATCCGTCCGGGGCCGTCGACTTCTTCCTCAACGCGACACCCGGTGCCGTCGCCGCTCTGCTCCTCGGCTGGGGTCCGGTCGGGGCCGTCGCGCTCGCCGGGGTCACCTGGATCTCCTCCTCCGGCGTGATCGCCAAGGTGATGACCGACCTGGGACGGCTCGGCAACCGCGAGACCCCCGTCATCCTCGGCGTCCTCGTCATCGAGGACCTCGCGATGGCCGTCTACCTCCCGCTGCTCACCGCGATGCTGGCCGGGGCCGGCCTCGCCGGCGGCAGCGTCGCCCTGCTCATCGCCCTCGGAACGGTCGGCTTCGTCCTGTATCTGGCGCTGCGCCACGGACGCCTCATCAGCCGGGCGGTGTCCTCCGACAACCCGGAGATGCTGCTCCTTGTCGTCCTCGGCCTCACCGTCCTGGTGGCCGGTGTGGCCCAGGAGCTCCAGGTCTCGGCCGCCGTCGGGGCGTTCCTCGTCGGCATCGCGCTCTCGGGCGAGGTCGCGGAGGGCGCGCGCAAGCTGCTGACGCCGCTGCGCGACCTGTTCGCCGCGGTGTTCTTCGTGTTCTTCGGCCTCTCCACGAACCCGGCGGAGATCCCGCCGGTGCTGCTTCCGGCCGCCCTGCTGGCCGTCGTCACCGTCCTGACCAAGATCTTCACCGGCTGGTACGCGGCCCGGCGGGCCGGAATCGCCTCGCGCGGGCGCTGGCGGGCGGGCGGCACGCTCGTGGCGCGCGGCGAGTTCTCGATCGTCATCGCCGGTCTCGCCGTGGCCACCGAGCCGCGGATCGGGCCGATCGCCACGGCGTACGTCCTGATCCTCGTCATCCTCGGACCGCTGACCGCCCGCTGGACCCAGCCCGTCGTGGCGAAGATCCAGAGCATGCGCGGGCACGGGGAGGGGAAGAGCGGCGGTGGCGCGAGCGGTACCGGCGCGGTAACGGGTCCCGAGGCCCAGGCCGTACCCGTGGCCGAAGAGGCCGCCGCCGAGGTCCGGACGCCCTCGCACGACGGCCTCACCCCCGAACCGGTGGGGGACCCGCGCGACTGA
- a CDS encoding cation:proton antiporter regulatory subunit — protein sequence MGTRHTSLPGVGAQYDFTTESGQHISVVVHHDGRRFIGFYEQDDPDSCQLSVPLTTAEATALAHLIDPAPIDAVRTEGIDLLTEHIPLGARSPYGGRLLGDTRARTRTGASIVAVLRTHSAHPSPGPDFRLAIGDTLVVVGTREGVDTLSEIIAEG from the coding sequence ATGGGAACCCGTCACACGTCGCTGCCCGGAGTCGGTGCTCAGTACGACTTCACCACCGAGTCGGGACAGCACATCTCCGTCGTCGTCCACCACGACGGACGGCGGTTCATCGGCTTCTACGAACAGGACGATCCTGATTCATGCCAGCTGTCGGTGCCCCTGACGACGGCGGAAGCGACGGCGCTCGCCCACCTCATCGATCCCGCACCCATCGACGCCGTACGGACCGAGGGCATCGACCTCCTCACCGAGCACATCCCGCTCGGCGCCCGGTCCCCCTACGGCGGGCGGCTGCTGGGCGACACGCGGGCGCGGACCCGCACCGGGGCGTCCATCGTCGCCGTGCTGCGGACACACAGCGCGCACCCGTCACCGGGACCGGACTTCCGGCTGGCCATCGGGGACACGCTCGTCGTCGTCGGTACGCGTGAGGGCGTCGACACGCTCTCCGAGATCATTGCGGAGGGCTGA